In Vibrio gangliei, a single window of DNA contains:
- a CDS encoding septal ring lytic transglycosylase RlpA family protein, with protein sequence MKKCYRYGLWMAFMILAGCSSSPDERYKISDDVAPEDPISVANIEDAHPKYEPFSRGGNSDYTLRGKSYKIVKNPTGFSQSGYASWYGKKFHGHLTSNGEVYDMYSMSAAHKTLPIPSYVKVTNTANGKTAIVRINDRGPFHDGRIIDLSYAAAYKLGVYQHGTAPVKIDYITVSKTKVDHAYSREEYLIQVAAVSDEEKARTLAVNLGQKYSAQYSVQKQNKMSRIMLGPWKDQSSANEVLLKLKQNGYPSAFMKHQTRK encoded by the coding sequence ATGAAAAAATGTTACCGTTATGGCCTATGGATGGCCTTTATGATTTTAGCCGGCTGTTCTTCTTCTCCTGATGAACGCTACAAAATTTCAGACGATGTGGCACCAGAAGATCCTATTTCGGTTGCCAATATTGAAGATGCTCATCCAAAATATGAGCCATTCAGCCGGGGAGGCAATAGCGATTACACCTTACGTGGAAAAAGCTATAAAATCGTAAAAAATCCGACTGGGTTCAGCCAATCCGGTTACGCATCTTGGTATGGCAAAAAGTTTCACGGCCACTTAACCTCAAATGGTGAAGTGTATGACATGTATTCTATGTCTGCCGCGCATAAAACCTTGCCGATTCCTAGCTACGTGAAAGTGACCAACACCGCCAATGGTAAAACCGCGATTGTACGAATCAATGACCGAGGCCCATTTCATGATGGTCGAATTATTGATTTAAGCTACGCAGCCGCTTATAAGCTCGGTGTCTATCAACATGGCACGGCCCCAGTAAAGATTGATTACATTACGGTCAGTAAAACCAAAGTAGACCATGCCTATTCTAGAGAAGAATATCTTATCCAAGTCGCCGCTGTTTCCGATGAAGAAAAAGCGCGAACTTTAGCGGTCAACCTTGGTCAAAAGTACTCGGCACAATATAGTGTGCAAAAACAAAATAAAATGAGCCGCATCATGCTTGGTCCATGGAAAGATCAAAGCAGTGCTAATGAAGTCTTACTTAAACTTAAACAAAATGGTTACCCATCAGCGTTTATGAAGCACCAAACTCGCAAATAA